The stretch of DNA TTCCTTCAACGATATATGCTTCGCCGTTGTTGGCTGTATTCAGATTTTCAGGCTGAGCCAAGATGCTGCCTTTCTGTCGACATTATAAGTAAAAGTAGATGATGAGAAACTTTTTTTGGCATACAGGATCAATAGCAACAACTGTGCACTCCGCGTTATGCGTCTTCTTAATGGCACGGGCAATTCCAGTGACAGTTCCTCCGGTACCAGCACCAGCGACCATTACATCGACCTTCTCAGTCGAAGGCCTCGACGAGGTAGATGGTGTCGAGACGACTGCCTCAATGATTTCAGGGCCAGTGGTCAGCTCATGCGCAAGTGGGTTATTCAGCTAGTGATATTATTAATCACACAGACCCTAAAGATAAACAGAAGGACGTACGTTGCGGTATTGATCCAAAATAATTCCGTAAGGGATTTCACGCTGAAGGCGGTTGGCAACACCTGCGATCGTTAAGGAATTCAGCCACGAGACTACCGGGGAGACGAGTAGGGGCTCTACCTATATGACTTTCTGGAGAATCCCAAGCTGCCTCCGTTGGAGTACGAATGACTTCGGCACCCAGAGCTCGAAGAAGAGCTTCTTTTTCCTATGTGAACGAAAGTGAagtgagaaaaaaaacattgtGATCCGCAGAAAAACGCACCAAAGACATCTTGTTAGGGAGGGTTATGATGACTGAATAACCCTTATCTATAGTATTCAGTACATGTAATCAGAACCGTTTCAGTGGTCGCTTTACCTTGATGGCACACGCCATGGCCAATCCAATGCCtgaaaaaaaagtaagtaaAAGATAAAcaaattttcaattttcaaacGTACCAGTATTGCCAGAGGTGGGCTCGATAACGACGCTTTTGCCCGCGATTAGCTTTCCATCCCGCTCAGCCGCCTCTACCATGGCCTTTGCGATTCTATCCTTCACCGATCCGCCGGCAGACATAAACTCCACTTTACCCACTAGAGAGGATTGTCAATAAATTTAATAAGACGATATGCAGACTTTGGCTTACAAAGATTGCACTTCAAGTCGTTCGCTTTCGCAATTTTGTCAAGGCGAATCAACGGTGTGTGTCCAACACCACCAAGCGCGTTATCCAAGATTTGGGAAGGCATCTCAAgcaacgaaaaaaaaaattgttcgAAAGAgacgaaggagaaggaagtggtggtggtggtggtggttaaACAGTAAGAGATCAGAGTAATAGCATGCGAGGGTGGCTAAACGTATTGAGATGCTCGGCCTCAGCCGCTGGGCGCTTCCGTGCCGCTGACGGAACAACGGGCGGATCTCAGACATCTATGTCACGCCATGTGCGCCTCTTACCACCTCTCCACATAGTTGAACGCAGAGCAGACCCAAAATTTCTCAAGACTTGACTTCGTTTTTCCTTTTTATCAGAATTCATTCTCTCCTCCGCGTGCACATGCAAAAATTGAAGCCAGATAATCCAGGGAGAACCCTCTGGTGCAATACCGCGTTAAAATTATTCAAACCTGATTTCTTGGCTTGGCCATTGGCCGCTGCGAAACGCTCGGTGTGGCAGCATGAGCTTGTCCTGAGCTTGTCCTGAGCACATGTATTACCCATGCAATGGTGTCATCCAGTACTCGTATGATACTCATCCATGGATGGTTACATTCTTCCTGGAGTCTTGTTTGAATTCAGAACACTCGGCAGAGTACTATCACCAGCAGAAACCCGGACTGGTAGACTTACCTACAGTCATCGCTGACATGGATGCTTGGAGGTCCAGAACTCGATGCTAGCTACCTAGGCTAGTGCGGAGGCCCGAAGAACGTGCACCCTTAAAACAAACTTGCCTGTGTTCATCTATCTGGTGACTTGGTCTGGCAAACCATATTCTTCAGAACTGTGCCTTGATTACAGTGTCCCATGGCCATGTTATCTTGACCGAGATAACCACGCCCATCACTCCAAAAACGCTGATCGCGCTCGCGATTCTAACTTTAGACTTGCACATCGCTGACAAGGGAAACAGTGCACTGTTCTTGGGATATGATTGAATCACAACTCTGATGGACACAGGTACTGAATTTATACCCTGCGCTTTAATTTAGTTGTCGCTGACGTCAACTTGAATATACAGACGTCCGCGTACTCTTGAATTCGTACCCCAAATTGCAGAGGTCAGAAATCATGTCGCAGTTATCCTCGTCGCTGTCAGTCGCCCTTCAGGACAGGTTTCTATCACATTGCATATTCTTCTTCCATCACCTCATCAAAAATCTCTGCGTAAACCACCTTTATTTGTGGCCTCTCTCCGCGCCTGCTTCGATCCCCCCGGTGTCTCCCCCGATGATAAACCCAACATCACTCCGGAGTGCGGCTATGCTCTCCATGAAATCATTTACCACTCTCATCTTGTGTCTCTATTTTCTGACTGGCCTGTTTTATTGCCGTTTGCGGCCTCTTAACCAGCCCATAGTCCTCACCGAGCGCATCATGAAAGTCTGCGATGGCGGAAAGTCCTGATTGATGATACTGAATTTATCTCTTTCTCAGTTTGGTCCTCACTGACGTCAACTTGAGCATATAAATATTTGCTTACTCTTACATTTCTACCCCAAATCACTGAGGTCAGAGATGAGGTCGCAGTTATCCTTTACAACTACCTATTTCTGTCATAGCGAAACAAGTCAAGCTATGCAATAAGCATCCCGTACGCGATTTATAACCTCTACTAGCTCTACTAGCTCACGTTTACGAAGAAAATGTCGGCGGCCGTAAATACCTTCCCTGCTGCCAAATAGAACGCAGCAACACCCGCTGCGCAAAACCACGCAAATTTCGGTTTTACAATTACACGACCGTACCGCTATCTAATCTCAATCTCACATAAACCAGGCGAACACATATTATAATTTATATTTGGTCACTGTGGGATTGCATCATCTCGACTTTTGGTTTTTACTCGGTGCCTTTCTTTTTATAAAAGTAAGTACGTATGTATTACCGTGTTCTTGTTACCTTATGTTCTACCGTCTTATCATCACCCAGCTTCATTTTTACCCGTCAGTTGTGATTGTCCTTTTGTCAGTTGTCAAACATAGAGCATTGTAGGACACACGATAACCTTGGAAGAATGAGGCTATGCAAAGACATCATGTTTGATGTTTTTTGAACCCATGCTTAAATCGGCACCTTCAGTACTATGAGATCTTGTGGAATTCCTTGAAGCTTGATGGGTGGTTCTATCATTTtctattctctattctctaCCGTTCCATGGCCTTCCGTACATTGGCGGACGAGGATAGCCGAGAGAGCCGAGTTGAGGTTCTATCTCGACTCTTTTTGATAGACATTGGATGTTAACGCAGGATGTACGTTCGAATTGTTCGACTTTTGGACGCGTCTgtcgccaccgccgccgccatcgccatcgccacctccatttccatttccatttgcaTTTCTCATGAGCCATGAcattttggttttggttatCCGAGCGTCCCGATGACAATCCACCCAGGAAATGTTGTGGAGGGTTCGACATGTAGCCATCTGTTCAATCTCGTGCTAAGTACTTAGCTTAGGACCCCGACTAAAGTCTCCCGAGGGCTGGACATGCATACCCCTATGTCTGTGTCTGTACTATGTATGTCATTGTCAGATGTCAACCTTGAACCAACGCTCTCTATCAGTATCACGAATCATGGATACAGCACTCGCACTTGCCTGGGTTCTGGTGTCGCGCGTAATCTTGGAGCTGGGAATGGTGCCCTTGTATAGTTTCATCTTGAAACCGGAACCGGAGGAAGAGCTGTCTTTAGTCTGTTGTGGCGCGTCAAATAAATGTTATACTGTGGCTTGTAACCTGTTTGTATGGACGTGCCAGTGGACTTGACATGATAATTTGGTTTTTATCGCGTTATTTCCTGGCGATCTGTAGAGATTTCTTCGGTGTTTACTGCTTTGAGGTCTTGTTCGCCTTATCCCACCGAACAGAACGCAGTCTAAAATGTGGAGCGTCTCTTTTGATTGGAAACGCAAAAAATAGGGAAAAGCGCTCGTACTTATTTGCCAAGTTCAACGAGTCTCTTTGGTGGTATCCAACGCTATATACTGGGTGGGGCCGGGCATATCAATCCAACCGGTCCCTCGCACAACCGGACAAACTCTAGTAATTCAAACAAACGCGCTTCTGGATTTACACGGTGCTACACGGTCTTTCTATGTGTGTCCTGTGTTCTGTGCCAAGCCGACTGCGtctaactttttttttgtgcgAGGGTTCTCGCGGTGCGCAGTGGTTTACTTGGAGTGAGTGGCGATGTGGAGTGTGGGCGTGGATGATCGTCTAGGCCTTTGGGAAATTTCTAGGTGCGCAACTCCAGAGAACATGTACGCGTAAAACGTAGCTTGTGAGGTTGAACCGACGATTTCTTTGCGTCTTTACAGTAATTCGATTTTCTAGAACTACCCAGCTATACTTTACTTTTTCCtggagaaaggagaaaatgaaaaaaattataGTTGGCATTTCATTAATTTTGCTTAATCCTCTATCAAGGTTGATAGTAGTATTAGCTCTGGCTATATAGAATCGCCACCATGCTTCTTTGCAGACGGTATCTGCTGCGAAGCGTGATATGCTTTTTGAGCGTGATTGAACGTATTAAATGCGGCGGCGCCAAAAGAGAGTAAAGATAATACGCTGCTCAGTGGTATGGGCAAAGAGAGGCTTTGCAAGTCGCTCCGGCTGTAGTAATTTGTGGCACTCTAGTAATAATTGTTTCGTACATACATTGTGCATTTAACTTGATACAGATTTTATAATTTTACATCCTAGATCCACGGACACCCATAGGATAAGAAGCAGACGAAATCAAGACGCGCTCGGAGCGGGGTCTGCGGGGCGAGGCTTGAGGAGTTCTGTGTGCAAAGGCCAAGGTCTGCCCATCCAGGACATGAGCTCCGTGTGGTCTCTATACGGGTCGTTGGTATTTGGATGTATGAGCACGCTGGAtgtgaagaaaaaggaattgTGAAAGAAATGAGAATGTATTAGAGAAGATACCGTTATTGACCGAGTAGATCAAAAAAGTGATGTTCGATAGGAAGGAGAAGCACAGAGCATCAGTGATGTGCGCGGGTGTTTTCAGAGACGGGTGCTTACGAGCATGGGCCCCGATGGACGGTTAGCCAAGAGAAAAAGGCGCCGGTCTGGTGTGGGGTAAAGGTGTTGACTTCGAACATGGCGGTGGGATGAGGGCCTGTGTGAAAGTAAGAGAACTggtgagagagagagagatgggCATACACGGACCTACTGGACGGTCCCAGAAGCGGTAGATGCGCAGCTCTGGAAATTCTCTGCGAATGCGCTCATGGAGCTCACGTGCATACTGGGTCTCTGCATGGTTGGAGGGCATGTAGTATACTGTAGAGAGTGGGTGAGGGGAGTGGAATGAGGGGAGGGAGACGCACTGTGAAAGTCAAAGCCGTTGTTGGAGGAGATGATGGGGGCGGGGAATTCATCGTAGGCGGGAGATCTTGCCGGGGCGGGGGGATTGAAGAGAGACTTGCCGTCTGGATTGAGGgtggaggggaggggaggagcGTTCGTCATGTGCAGGTCGCGTGTGGTGAGCGCGATCGGGGAGTGATCGGAGGTCGAGTGCAGGTGAGAATGGCAGGCGTTGTGGGAGAGTGATTGATGGTTACAGACTCATTAGCAGACAGAGAGTGTGTGGGAAAgcagaaaaaggaagaatTAGCACCAGTAGAAACGCTCTTCCCTCCATCTCTCCCGAGGCCAGTGTGCGTTCATGAAATCAGCCAGCTCCTCCTCGAATAGCTGGATACACAGGGCCCGCGACTCAAATTACTCTCCCCCTCTTACTCCCACCTACATCGCCCCCAGGTCCGCCCCAAAGCCACCCACCAACACCGCCCTCCCTGCCCCCTCCCCCGCCAAATCTCCCTTCAGGTCTGGCTTTTCCTCTGTCTTCCGTAAACCCGGCAAGCCTCCATCCATCAACTCCGCCTACTCCGCTTCCACCACTACTTCCGACACCGACAACCACAGCGTAAACCATCCCTACTCTTCCATCCACATGCCTCCTCTTCCCGTCGTCTCTACCCATGCGCCCCCagaggacgacgatgagtGCCCTGTCTGTCTCGAGCCCctcagcttcagcttcaggctCCCCGGCGAAAAACCTCACATCGTCCCAGAGTGTGGCCATGCTCTCCATGAAGTTTGTTCTTCCCTcttatctcttttttcttcttctttctgaCCCCTTCCGTTAGGCCTGTTTCGTCGCTGTCTATGGCCCCCCTCCCAGCCAGCAGTCCAGAGCTGTCCCTCGCAAGTCAAACCTCGGCGTGTGTGGTGTCTGCAGGCGTCCCATGAAGGtcggcgatggcgatggtggCAAGTCTAACAGTCcgtctatttttttttctcttcttttttctatTGTTCATCGCCTTCCGATCAGAACTCGCCGCCCTCACTGGCATGGGCGACAGTCGTGCTGCCCCTCTCTATCCAGGTCGCGACACCCCAACAAGTCGAGCTCGCAAACCAGCTCGTCCCTACGATCCCTCCGAAGACGATCCTCTCGATCACACTGGCTCCGTAAAGTCCAACCCCTCCCAGGACCATGCTCAGTACATCGTCGCTCCCTCTATCCAAGTCCGACCAGAGTTTTCCTCCCTCACCCGCACAAGTGACGCAAACCAGCCCCTTACCTGCATAGTTGTCATCGAACTTCCTGGCAAGCGCCCATCTGCTAGCGTACCCGGTCCCGTTATTCCCGACAATTATGGCAGAAATGGAAACATTCCCCACAGCCACCTCCGCAACGACGCCAGTTCAGGCCACTCCAGTCCCCATCCGGACCAGCAGCGCCAGCGCCTTCAGCAGCACCAGCGAAACTATGAGGATACCTCTCCTAGCGGCTACCAAACCAGGCAGCTCTCAACCCCACAGACCGAAAAGTACGCTTCCTCCTCAAATGGCCACGACTCTGCTGTCTACGGCCCCAATACCCTAATTCATTCCGAGGAAGACTCTCCGTTCACTGCAATTACGGAGGATTTACGAAATCGCATCATCGACTGGAAGGGTCACCCGCTTTCGGATCTTGGGCCCCTGCAGATGTACGATCTCCTCTCAGTCCGCCGTGATTCTGCCATCCGCGAGTTCTACGTTTACCTGTTCAAGGAAGCTATCATTTGCGTCGTTGAAGAGAAGAAGCGCGGTCTCGGTCGCCTCTTGTCCAATGCATCTGGTCTCACAGAGGGAAGCAACGCGTCCGTGTCAGGTCAATCCAAGGGCGTACTGCGGCTCAAGGGAAGAATCTATGTGAGGCACATTAAGAACGTCACAGCATCATCCGCGGCTGGAGAAATGAGCCTGACGATTGACATGGAAGACGAGCTCGCTTCTTTCATCTTAATTTTCAAGGAGCGCGCGTCACTTGAAGCTTGGAGAAACAACATCCAAGCGCTCGTCAACATGTTCCAGTCCCAAAACGGCACGCGGCACCAGGAGCCCCCGCGGCCTTTGGACATGGAAGAGTTTGGTGGCAGCGAAAAGGCCATGCGGATGTTGAGCGGCAGTACACAGACGACCGTCAGCACCGTCGACAGCCTGCTCAACGGGAACGGCTCTTCAAGGTCaacaatgtcttcatcaacatcacaCGGCTCGATCATGGCCCGCCAACAGCCAAATGCCAACAAGCTCGCGACCCTAGGCGAGGACGACGAACTGAGCGCGTACGACTCCCCCACAAACCTAGTCACGCCACATACCTCTACCGGGCCTTCGAATTCGCTCTCACCGCTACCGCACCCGTCGATGGATCTAATTTTGGTCATTTCGCTTCCGCCACCGTCTGCTCTGCCGAGTACTGCTCAACTTAAGATTCGTGTGATCAAAGCGACCCTGGACTTTATTGTGGCTTCTCTGGGACCCAAGGATCGCCTCAGTTTGGTCACCTTTGAAGTAGGCGTCGGCGGCAGGGTCAGAAAGTGCCCGTTCCTCAGCGTCGGCAGAGCACACAGCCGGCAGAGGCTCGAGAAGTTTATCGACGAACTTGGTGTCAAACTTGAAGAGTCGCAGGATGAATTTTTGGTGAGAGGAtccaaagaagagaagacCGACGTCGTTACGGCTGTGAACCACGGTACGCTTGTTTGATATGAGGATCTTTGACATTCAACCCTGTTTTCTCACTTCTTGTCTTCTTAGGCCTGGATGTCGTGCTCCAGCGCAAAGCCCGCAACCCTGTTTCTGGATTGATTCTCGTCAGCGATGCTTCGGACAGCACCCGGCGCGCGCAGATGGACCTCGTTCTCGCCCGAGCTGAGGCCGCCAACGTGCCGATCCACTCGTTCGGATACGGACGCTCACACGACCCCGCATCGCTCTGGCTCATGTCCAACCACACCAGCGGCACATATACCTTTGTCAAAGACTGGTACGATCTCCGCGACTGTGTCGCGGGGTGCGTCGGCGGCATGATGTCCATCGGGCTTCTGAACATGAAGCTCCATCTCAAGATCGTCGATGGCCAGCGCTTCCGGATCCGCAAGGTCTCCGGCGGGCCGCAGTCCATCCTCTCCGCGGACGGGCAGAACGTGGACGTGGATGTCGGCGAGCTGCGGTACGGCGAGCGCAAGGAGATGCTGATCGAGCTCGAGCTGGACAACGCGGATCAGCAGAAgcttcagcagcagcggcagcagcagaacCGCGCGATGAACGCGACAGACGCGTTCGTGCACGCCATGGGGCTCGATGCGCTCGCCATCGACGACGCGCCGGACTTTGTGGATGGGATGATGGACCGCATGATCGACGAGGTGCCGGTGATTGAGGTCGACGGGTCGTTCTTTGACCCCGCGGCGGCGAAGACGGTCTCGCGCCTCGCGCATCCTGTGTTGCTGACGGTCACGCTGCTGCCGATGGCGAGCGGCCCGCAGCGCCCGCCGTCGGCGGTGTCGGACCCGGTGattgtgaggaggaggatggagCTTTTGGCGTCGGATATGATCACGCGCTCGCTTGTGCTGGTGTCGAGAAGGAATTTCCCGCAGGCGCAGAGGATTATGGGCGAGACGAAGCGGATCTTGCATACGGTGCTCCAGAGCGTCTCGCGCTCGCTGCCTGCACCGAACAGTGGTGGAGGCGGGGGCAGGAATCGTAAAGAACTCCTTACGCTTGGAACGGTGCGCGCGATCCAATCGATCTTGCAGGATTTGCAAATTCTGTCCGAGGCACTGGAAGATAATGTTGAGCTGTTTGCTCATGATCAGCGTAACTTTGGTGCTCAGCAGGTGTGTAGTtatttttttatgttttttatTGCATCTTTTAATTATTTTATAGGCAATGATTTTGCGAGACCAAAAGAGCTGGAGCGGTAGAAGTGCGACAGAACGGCTATTCTGGACGACAGATAATTCTATCGAGCTGGTATCGAGAAGCACCGACTGGGTAGCTCGCGAGTAattcttgatttcttgctctttgcctctttttttctctttttatttttttattgtctttcatttctttcctactcctttttttattctaCTTGACGACTATAACGTGCTTTTTCCTATATCCTGTcgcctttttttcttgtccAGACAGATGTCACTCCTTTTCCTACATTGTACACCTATCATTTTCTTGCCGGCATATCCATCCCTCATCACCGCCACTGTGACACCCTTCATCAGTACTTAACTATACACCGCGACGGACTCGTATATGCCATCCCTTTATCGATCACATCCAACTCAACTCGACCCGCGGAATTACAATTCACAACCCACTCTCTTTCCTATCCCCTTtactttctctttttttggttACATATATGCCCTGTACAAGGCTACCTACACCTATCCTCGTACTCTAATCATTTTTTTATCACGCCACCTGCACTGCATCGATGCCGAGCTATTTtttctgcatctgcatctgcaccCACACTTGAAGTTGTAGATCTGTATCTTGACTTACCTACCTACCAACCCCTGTGTCATTACCTCCGCTTGTGTATAGGCGtcactctttttttttacatcGGTCCCCGTTTGTGGTATCTACTACTATGTCcatatcaaacaaaaagTCCTTCATTCCATTGTCATCGCTGTCTCCGTATCGactctcctctccctttcccCCTTTGTCTGGTTTTAGCTTTTATTCGGTTGTTGTACtggtttggttttttttttttgattaCCTATTGTCTTGAGGTCTGAGGTCTCCGTGATAAAATAAATATATGGCGTGAAACGCGACAAATGTATTGGTTTGATTTATTGATGTTCCTGGTCTAAGGTTTTACAAGCCGCTTTTGGTGTAGTTTGTAACAGTTTAACTATAATGTCATTGTCTTGTGCACATTATACTTCCTTCAATGAAGGAAGTATAATGTGCACAAGACAATGGTTACTGATGGGAACGTAACTGCTTCTGACTTCGCTGACAGTTATCTGACCGGCACATCACTGGTTGGAGACACGTACTtttgcctctttttcttcaattcAGAAAGATCATTCTTATGCGTCCTTGCGAACGCGCTGGACAGCCTTGGTGAGAGGGATTGTGACTCCGTCAAATAGTTGACAGTTGACAATTTTTCTACCCCTTTTCGGCAATTGATAACATGATAGCGGATTGAACTTTTATATATGAATGTGGCAAAATATGAGAACTATTAGCAGTGTGATATGTCGTTCGCGAGAATGAGAAAGACATATACTCTGACGCGAAATGATTACTGTAGGATGGAATCTGCTGCTAACATTTCTAATTCTCTATGTCACTAGTATCGTTAAATCATAAGCACCCTAATAATTTCAATTGTTTTGAGGCTGAGGAAGAGCTAGAAACTATTCAAAATGACAATTTTGCATGTCTGGTTATGTTCCTCCGTGATAAAAGTTGTGGGTACAATCATTTTGGCGACTTTAACATTGAGTTTGTTAGCACCTGAACGGACGTGCGATAGCATATAATTTTTCTTACTCACGGCCATTCAGACTTTGCGGCGGTAGTTCGGGGACATGAGCTTTCAATCCTGGGATTCCATTCACTACACCTTCCGATAGGCTGCCTGATGAGTCCTCATGCAAGATAATGATCCCCAATGGCATCCATATATCTGTTTGGTTGGGGTAGAGCGTAAGAATGCTACAGTACGTTAGCACACTATTCTTCTAACACCATCACCAACGATGGACGTGATACATCTAAACCCCAAGAGCAATAAGCAACACCTCCCCCAGGAGATATTTGACTGTGTAATTGACCATCTCCACGATGACACAAATGCGCTACGCGCATGCGCACTCGTCTCAGCCTCATGGCGCGCCTCTGCCCAGCAGCATCTCTTCCGCCGGATAACGCTCGGCCcatggaagagaaaaacgCAATTCTTCGCCCTCCGTCCAGCGCCGTCGCCCTGCGCACGGCTCGTCGAATGTATACGCAACAGCGGCGCAGCAGCAAGCGTTGCACCGTACATCCACGAACTGCATCTCCAGGAGGGTATCGGTGCGCGCACTTGGTTTGAGCAGGAGAGCGTCATACTGGCCGCGCTCCTGCGTGCACTCTCTAACCTCCGCCGGCTGGACATCAGTCCCACGGTGGGGATGCACATATATTGGGAGCGCTTACCCGGCGATCTGAAAAGGGCACTGGAGGGGAGCATGAAGTTGGCGTCGTTGACGGAGCTGAAGCTCGGTGGTGTGGCATTCGTAGATTTTGGAGAGGTGCACGAGGTTTTGAGGAAGTGTGTGTTTTTGAGAGTACTAGAGGTGGACCATCTGCTGGTGCAGGATGAGAGTTTAGAGGAGTTATCCTCAGCACTTGCAGAAGCAAAATATGTGTACTCCGCCTCGGACCCCAGAAAGACAAAAGGAACACGAGATCGAACGCCTTTGGACGTGCTTGTTATTGGACCCAGGACTCCGACTGCATTTGTTGCTTTCCTGCTTGACGAAGCATCACCATTTGCAGTGGACGCGGTAAGAAAGCTGACAGCATCCCTCTCTGGAAGCTTTCCGGAGTTCGCGAGGCTGTTGCACGCCTGCACGTCTGTTGAGAATCTAGAACTGACTCTCATGAACGACGGTGACCGCTCTTCCAACACGCAAATTTTTGTTGCTGACAATTCCCATTCATAGTAAGCCTTCAGGGATATTGGACGTTGCCAGACAACCAGCGCTTTGATTTATCTCAAGTACCGCGTTTGAAAAATCTCAAAGTTAACATCGACGTGTTGCAGAAAATGGACGATCCACTACCTTGGTTGGGAGCTCTGTTCAGAACGGGGGTTGATGCATCCCTGCCGACGAGGCTAAACAAAGTCGAGTCAATTTGGATCGTGTATTCCATCTATCTCCCCGCACCATACATGGACAGGTCCGCCAATGTCGCGATATTCGATAAATGGAGGGATATAGATCGTATCCTGAGTGGTGAAAGTGACTCGATCGAAGCAGAGAAACAGGGTATTATACATATAGATGGGCCGTATGGGAATTTGAACCGGGTCAAGTTGGATTTTATGTTGGAGAATCCGATCGGGTTTGGTATAGCACCGAGGTTTATGAGGGAGTTGGTGCTTGAAAGTCCTGGTT from Psilocybe cubensis strain MGC-MH-2018 chromosome 7, whole genome shotgun sequence encodes:
- a CDS encoding Cystathionine beta-synthase translates to MPSQILDNALGGVGHTPLIRLDKIAKANDLKCNLLGKVEFMSAGGSVKDRIAKAMVEAAERDGKLIAGKSVVIEPTSGNTGIGLAMACAIKGYSVIITLPNKMSLEKEALLRALGAEVIRTPTEAAWDSPESHIGVANRLQREIPYGIILDQYRNLNNPLAHELTTGPEIIEAVVSTPSTSSRPSTEKVDVMVAGAGTGGTVTGIARAIKKTHNAECTVVAIDPKGSILAQPENLNTANNGEAYIVEGIGYDFVPDVLDRSEVDTWIKTADEESFSAVQALMRSEGLLVGGSSGSALAGALKFLKSDAGKDIANTPGKNVVVLLPDGIRNYMSKPWFLKIAMESEPSPLAHTISKILQTKENSNGDVPIAAVHENVSPSNRMESVAGAQTFTASH
- a CDS encoding putative 21.2 kDa protein, whose translation is MTNAPPLPSTLNPDGKSLFNPPAPARSPAYDEFPAPIISSNNGFDFHIYYMPSNHAETQYARELHERIRREFPELRIYRFWDRPVGPHPTAMFEVNTFTPHQTGAFFSWLTVHRGPCSVLIHPNTNDPYRDHTELMSWMGRPWPLHTELLKPRPADPAPSAS